One segment of Clarias gariepinus isolate MV-2021 ecotype Netherlands chromosome 6, CGAR_prim_01v2, whole genome shotgun sequence DNA contains the following:
- the ttc26 gene encoding intraflagellar transport protein 56 isoform X1: protein MILSRVKPALGAESSLSSSEKKRKSKSRKIPRVEDYLNQRDYLGAMTLLEFQRNSGTAEENTDLWISYCAFHLGDHKRAMEEYKALTLSPDSPPDVWVFLGCALFFLGLYKEAEEAALRGPKSQLQNRLLFHLAHKFGDEKKLMGFHQNLEDVTEDQLSLASIHYMRSHYQEAIDIYKRILLQNREFLALNVYVALCYYKLDYYDVSQEVLAVYLQSVPDSTIALNLKACNHFRLYNGKAAEAELKNLMDISSSSFEFAKELIRHNLVVFRGGEGALQVLPPLIDVITEARLNLVIYYLRQDDVQEAYNLIKDLEPTTPQVLIRLSPADLHRAAAEYILKGVVNAALGQELGSRDHLKIAQQFFQLVGGSASECDTIPGRQCMASCFFLLKQFEDVLIYLNSVKSYFYTDDTFNFNYAQAKASVGNYKEAEEVFLLIQSEKIRNDYVYLSWLARCYIMNQKARLAWELYLKMETSADSFSLLQLIANDCYKMGQFYYAAKAFDVLERLDPIPEYWEGKRGACVGIFQLILAGREPRESLKEVLPMLRSTGNPQVEYIIRIMKKWAKDNRVAV from the exons ATG ATCCTGTCTCGGGTGAAGCCTGCGCTTGGAGCTGAAAGCTCTCTGAGCTCCAgtgagaagaagaggaagagtaAGAGCAGAAAGATCCCGCGTGTAGAGGATTACCTGAACCAGAGAGACTACCTGGGAGCCATGACGCTGCTGGAG TTCCAGAGAAATAGTGGAACAGCTGAGGAGAACACAGACCTCTGGATCAGCTACTGTGCATTTCACTTGGGAGATCACAAGAGAGcaatggag GAGTATAAGGCCCTGACCCTGAGCCCCGACTCCCCCCCTGATGTCTGGGTGTTCCTGGGCTGTGCCCTCTTCTTCCTCGGCCTTTATAAAGAAGCAGAAGAGGCGGCGCTCAGAG GACCAAAGAGTCAGCTACAGAACCGACTTCTCTTTCACCTAGCgcacaag tttgGTGATGAGAAGAAGTTGATGGGTTTCCACCAGAACCTGGAGGACGTGACTGAGGACCAGCTGAGCCTCGCCTCCATCCACTACATGAGGTCTCACTACCAGGAGGCCATCGATATCTACAAACGCATACTGCTGCAGAACAg ggagTTCCTGGCCCTGAACGTCTACGTTGCGCTGTGTTACTATAAGCTGGATTATTACGACGTGTCTCAGGAGGTTCTGGCCGTGTATCTCCAGAGCGTTCCTGACTCCACCATCGCGCTTAACCTCAAAGCCTGCAACCACTTCAGACTGTACAACGGAAAGGCTGCTGag GCGGAGCTGAAGAACCTGATGGACATCTCCTCCAGCTCGTTCGAGTTCGCTAAAGAGCTGATCAGACACAACCTGGTGGTGTTCCGTGGAGGTGAAGGAGCGCTGCAGGTTCTCCCTCCTCTCATCGACGTCATCACTGAGGCTCGACTCAACCTCGTCATCTACTACCTCagacagg ATGATGTTCAGGAAGCGTATAATCTGATTAAGGACCTGGAGCCCACGACCCCTCAGGTACTGATCCGACTCTCACCTGCTGATCTTCATCGCGCTGCCGCG gAGTACATTCTTAAAGGAGTCGTGAACGCTGCACTCGGGCAGGAGCTCGGATCT agggATCATTTGAAGATTGCGCAGCAGTTCTTCCAGCTGGTCGGGGGTTCAGCCAGTGAATGCG acactATCCCGGGTCGACAGTGCATGGCCTCCTGCTTCTTCCTGCTGAAACAGTTTGAGGATGTGCTGATCTATCTCAACTCAGTAAAg agttACTTCTACACTGACGACACGTTTAACTTTAACTACGCTCAGGCCAAGGCTTCTGTAGGGAACTACAAAGAGGCAGAGGAG gtgttcctgcTCATCCAGAGTGAGAAGATCAGGAATGACTACGTGTACCTGAGCTGGCTCGCCCGCTGCT acATTATGAATCAGAAGGCTCGTCTGGCCTGGGAGCTTTACCTCAAAATGGAGACTTCAGCAGATTCCTTCAGCCTCCTGCAGCTAATCGCTAATGACTGCTACAAG atgggACAGTTTTACTATGCGGCGAAGGCATTTGACGTTCTGGAGCGTCTGGATCCGATTCCGGAATACTGGGAGGGGAAGCGCGGCGCCTGTGTGGGAATCTTCCAGCTTATCCTGGCAGGACGAGAGCCaag AGAGAGTCTGAAGGAGGTTCTGCCGATGTTACGCAGCACGGGAAACCCGCAGGTCGAGTACATCATCCGCATCATGAAGAAATGGGCCAAAGACAACCGAGTCGCtgtgtga
- the ttc26 gene encoding intraflagellar transport protein 56 isoform X3, with product MILSRVKPALGAESSLSSSEKKRKSKSRKIPRVEDYLNQRDYLGAMTLLEFQRNSGTAEENTDLWISYCAFHLGDHKRAMEEYKALTLSPDSPPDVWVFLGCALFFLGLYKEAEEAALRGPKSQLQNRLLFHLAHKFGDEKKLMGFHQNLEDVTEDQLSLASIHYMRSHYQEAIDIYKRILLQNREFLALNVYVALCYYKLDYYDVSQEVLAVYLQSVPDSTIALNLKACNHFRLYNGKAAEAELKNLMDISSSSFEFAKELIRHNLVVFRGGEGALQVLPPLIDVITEARLNLVIYYLRQDDVQEAYNLIKDLEPTTPQVLIRLSPADLHRAAAEYILKGVVNAALGQELGSRDHLKIAQQFFQLVGGSASECDTIPGRQCMASCFFLLKQFEDVLIYLNSVKVFLLIQSEKIRNDYVYLSWLARCYIMNQKARLAWELYLKMETSADSFSLLQLIANDCYKMGQFYYAAKAFDVLERLDPIPEYWEGKRGACVGIFQLILAGREPRESLKEVLPMLRSTGNPQVEYIIRIMKKWAKDNRVAV from the exons ATG ATCCTGTCTCGGGTGAAGCCTGCGCTTGGAGCTGAAAGCTCTCTGAGCTCCAgtgagaagaagaggaagagtaAGAGCAGAAAGATCCCGCGTGTAGAGGATTACCTGAACCAGAGAGACTACCTGGGAGCCATGACGCTGCTGGAG TTCCAGAGAAATAGTGGAACAGCTGAGGAGAACACAGACCTCTGGATCAGCTACTGTGCATTTCACTTGGGAGATCACAAGAGAGcaatggag GAGTATAAGGCCCTGACCCTGAGCCCCGACTCCCCCCCTGATGTCTGGGTGTTCCTGGGCTGTGCCCTCTTCTTCCTCGGCCTTTATAAAGAAGCAGAAGAGGCGGCGCTCAGAG GACCAAAGAGTCAGCTACAGAACCGACTTCTCTTTCACCTAGCgcacaag tttgGTGATGAGAAGAAGTTGATGGGTTTCCACCAGAACCTGGAGGACGTGACTGAGGACCAGCTGAGCCTCGCCTCCATCCACTACATGAGGTCTCACTACCAGGAGGCCATCGATATCTACAAACGCATACTGCTGCAGAACAg ggagTTCCTGGCCCTGAACGTCTACGTTGCGCTGTGTTACTATAAGCTGGATTATTACGACGTGTCTCAGGAGGTTCTGGCCGTGTATCTCCAGAGCGTTCCTGACTCCACCATCGCGCTTAACCTCAAAGCCTGCAACCACTTCAGACTGTACAACGGAAAGGCTGCTGag GCGGAGCTGAAGAACCTGATGGACATCTCCTCCAGCTCGTTCGAGTTCGCTAAAGAGCTGATCAGACACAACCTGGTGGTGTTCCGTGGAGGTGAAGGAGCGCTGCAGGTTCTCCCTCCTCTCATCGACGTCATCACTGAGGCTCGACTCAACCTCGTCATCTACTACCTCagacagg ATGATGTTCAGGAAGCGTATAATCTGATTAAGGACCTGGAGCCCACGACCCCTCAGGTACTGATCCGACTCTCACCTGCTGATCTTCATCGCGCTGCCGCG gAGTACATTCTTAAAGGAGTCGTGAACGCTGCACTCGGGCAGGAGCTCGGATCT agggATCATTTGAAGATTGCGCAGCAGTTCTTCCAGCTGGTCGGGGGTTCAGCCAGTGAATGCG acactATCCCGGGTCGACAGTGCATGGCCTCCTGCTTCTTCCTGCTGAAACAGTTTGAGGATGTGCTGATCTATCTCAACTCAGTAAAg gtgttcctgcTCATCCAGAGTGAGAAGATCAGGAATGACTACGTGTACCTGAGCTGGCTCGCCCGCTGCT acATTATGAATCAGAAGGCTCGTCTGGCCTGGGAGCTTTACCTCAAAATGGAGACTTCAGCAGATTCCTTCAGCCTCCTGCAGCTAATCGCTAATGACTGCTACAAG atgggACAGTTTTACTATGCGGCGAAGGCATTTGACGTTCTGGAGCGTCTGGATCCGATTCCGGAATACTGGGAGGGGAAGCGCGGCGCCTGTGTGGGAATCTTCCAGCTTATCCTGGCAGGACGAGAGCCaag AGAGAGTCTGAAGGAGGTTCTGCCGATGTTACGCAGCACGGGAAACCCGCAGGTCGAGTACATCATCCGCATCATGAAGAAATGGGCCAAAGACAACCGAGTCGCtgtgtga
- the ttc26 gene encoding intraflagellar transport protein 56 isoform X2, whose translation MILSRVKPALGAESSLSSSEKKRKSKSRKIPRVEDYLNQRDYLGAMTLLEFQRNSGTAEENTDLWISYCAFHLGDHKRAMEEYKALTLSPDSPPDVWVFLGCALFFLGLYKEAEEAALRGPKSQLQNRLLFHLAHKFGDEKKLMGFHQNLEDVTEDQLSLASIHYMRSHYQEAIDIYKRILLQNREFLALNVYVALCYYKLDYYDVSQEVLAVYLQSVPDSTIALNLKACNHFRLYNGKAAEAELKNLMDISSSSFEFAKELIRHNLVVFRGGEGALQVLPPLIDVITEARLNLVIYYLRQDDVQEAYNLIKDLEPTTPQEYILKGVVNAALGQELGSRDHLKIAQQFFQLVGGSASECDTIPGRQCMASCFFLLKQFEDVLIYLNSVKSYFYTDDTFNFNYAQAKASVGNYKEAEEVFLLIQSEKIRNDYVYLSWLARCYIMNQKARLAWELYLKMETSADSFSLLQLIANDCYKMGQFYYAAKAFDVLERLDPIPEYWEGKRGACVGIFQLILAGREPRESLKEVLPMLRSTGNPQVEYIIRIMKKWAKDNRVAV comes from the exons ATG ATCCTGTCTCGGGTGAAGCCTGCGCTTGGAGCTGAAAGCTCTCTGAGCTCCAgtgagaagaagaggaagagtaAGAGCAGAAAGATCCCGCGTGTAGAGGATTACCTGAACCAGAGAGACTACCTGGGAGCCATGACGCTGCTGGAG TTCCAGAGAAATAGTGGAACAGCTGAGGAGAACACAGACCTCTGGATCAGCTACTGTGCATTTCACTTGGGAGATCACAAGAGAGcaatggag GAGTATAAGGCCCTGACCCTGAGCCCCGACTCCCCCCCTGATGTCTGGGTGTTCCTGGGCTGTGCCCTCTTCTTCCTCGGCCTTTATAAAGAAGCAGAAGAGGCGGCGCTCAGAG GACCAAAGAGTCAGCTACAGAACCGACTTCTCTTTCACCTAGCgcacaag tttgGTGATGAGAAGAAGTTGATGGGTTTCCACCAGAACCTGGAGGACGTGACTGAGGACCAGCTGAGCCTCGCCTCCATCCACTACATGAGGTCTCACTACCAGGAGGCCATCGATATCTACAAACGCATACTGCTGCAGAACAg ggagTTCCTGGCCCTGAACGTCTACGTTGCGCTGTGTTACTATAAGCTGGATTATTACGACGTGTCTCAGGAGGTTCTGGCCGTGTATCTCCAGAGCGTTCCTGACTCCACCATCGCGCTTAACCTCAAAGCCTGCAACCACTTCAGACTGTACAACGGAAAGGCTGCTGag GCGGAGCTGAAGAACCTGATGGACATCTCCTCCAGCTCGTTCGAGTTCGCTAAAGAGCTGATCAGACACAACCTGGTGGTGTTCCGTGGAGGTGAAGGAGCGCTGCAGGTTCTCCCTCCTCTCATCGACGTCATCACTGAGGCTCGACTCAACCTCGTCATCTACTACCTCagacagg ATGATGTTCAGGAAGCGTATAATCTGATTAAGGACCTGGAGCCCACGACCCCTCAG gAGTACATTCTTAAAGGAGTCGTGAACGCTGCACTCGGGCAGGAGCTCGGATCT agggATCATTTGAAGATTGCGCAGCAGTTCTTCCAGCTGGTCGGGGGTTCAGCCAGTGAATGCG acactATCCCGGGTCGACAGTGCATGGCCTCCTGCTTCTTCCTGCTGAAACAGTTTGAGGATGTGCTGATCTATCTCAACTCAGTAAAg agttACTTCTACACTGACGACACGTTTAACTTTAACTACGCTCAGGCCAAGGCTTCTGTAGGGAACTACAAAGAGGCAGAGGAG gtgttcctgcTCATCCAGAGTGAGAAGATCAGGAATGACTACGTGTACCTGAGCTGGCTCGCCCGCTGCT acATTATGAATCAGAAGGCTCGTCTGGCCTGGGAGCTTTACCTCAAAATGGAGACTTCAGCAGATTCCTTCAGCCTCCTGCAGCTAATCGCTAATGACTGCTACAAG atgggACAGTTTTACTATGCGGCGAAGGCATTTGACGTTCTGGAGCGTCTGGATCCGATTCCGGAATACTGGGAGGGGAAGCGCGGCGCCTGTGTGGGAATCTTCCAGCTTATCCTGGCAGGACGAGAGCCaag AGAGAGTCTGAAGGAGGTTCTGCCGATGTTACGCAGCACGGGAAACCCGCAGGTCGAGTACATCATCCGCATCATGAAGAAATGGGCCAAAGACAACCGAGTCGCtgtgtga